In Lactococcus garvieae subsp. garvieae, the following proteins share a genomic window:
- the liaF gene encoding cell wall-active antibiotics response protein LiaF — MNRRIKTFIVIELCIIVALLFHIIKSPYFLVLLALAISFSILSRKITFLRPVTAVLWIFFVVMLLTAGWFWLALLFPLLAGISFWKRQAYTMPHSSYSQAYAESQEDITRANGNDVIDLYDVNFRPEGNSLSIKKSAGNTKIIVPEDVAVALEITVHNGIVKIFDEETEINPVNFRYFSDVTEDTQKRMRIKLQVETGNVEVVKG, encoded by the coding sequence ATGAATAGACGGATAAAAACATTTATTGTTATAGAGCTTTGTATCATCGTTGCTTTGCTTTTTCATATTATAAAATCACCGTACTTTCTTGTATTGCTTGCTTTAGCTATATCTTTCAGTATTTTGTCACGTAAAATAACTTTTCTACGTCCTGTCACAGCTGTGCTCTGGATTTTCTTTGTAGTAATGCTCTTGACAGCGGGATGGTTTTGGCTTGCTCTTCTCTTTCCTCTTTTGGCTGGGATTAGCTTCTGGAAAAGACAAGCATATACGATGCCACATTCTTCTTATAGTCAAGCCTATGCGGAGAGTCAGGAAGATATCACACGGGCAAATGGAAATGATGTGATTGATCTCTATGATGTCAATTTTAGGCCTGAAGGAAACAGCTTGAGCATCAAAAAATCAGCAGGGAATACTAAAATTATCGTGCCGGAAGACGTTGCTGTAGCTTTAGAAATTACGGTACACAATGGCATTGTCAAGATTTTTGATGAAGAAACTGAAATTAACCCTGTCAATTTTCGCTATTTCTCAGATGTGACGGAAGACACGCAAAAGCGGATGCGTATTAAACTTCAGGTTGAAACAGGAAATGTTGAGGTGGTGAAAGGATGA
- a CDS encoding sensor histidine kinase, producing MKKSIIKTFTVLFIIIVLVDVLLFSITSGVSTASIMGEIANNFYGIWIFLSVAGLLALVFTFFNFLENSKIKRDFYEDIQRVSQNQEPEHPELKALHLRLKEMSVELQELSSQKSANKAEIVETERKRISRELHDSVSQELFAATMILSSVTGNEAESSNLTQDQILTQTRLVLKILHEAQNEMRALLLHLRPIELDGKSLSAGLNSLTDELQAKISANINVKLSDIQASSNIEDNLFRMAQEILSNALRHSQADNIEVILKEQYENIILRIADDGVGFDTRDSKSASYGLVNIKERALLLGGDVKIISAPNQGTSVEIRIPQVNQ from the coding sequence ATGAAGAAATCAATCATTAAAACCTTTACCGTCCTTTTTATCATTATTGTTTTGGTAGATGTCCTATTGTTTTCAATCACCAGTGGTGTTTCTACAGCAAGTATTATGGGTGAGATTGCGAATAATTTTTATGGCATCTGGATTTTTCTCTCGGTAGCAGGATTGTTGGCCTTGGTTTTTACTTTTTTCAATTTTTTGGAAAACAGTAAAATTAAGAGAGACTTTTATGAGGATATCCAGCGCGTGAGTCAAAATCAAGAACCGGAGCATCCGGAATTGAAGGCTCTTCATTTGCGCTTAAAAGAGATGTCTGTCGAACTGCAAGAACTCTCCAGTCAAAAATCAGCCAATAAAGCGGAAATCGTGGAAACAGAAAGAAAACGTATTTCGCGAGAGCTCCATGACTCGGTCAGTCAAGAACTTTTTGCAGCCACTATGATTCTCTCTTCTGTAACGGGAAATGAAGCTGAGAGCTCTAACCTTACGCAAGACCAAATTTTAACGCAAACACGTTTAGTTTTAAAAATCTTGCATGAAGCACAAAATGAAATGCGGGCTTTATTGCTTCATTTAAGACCTATTGAATTGGATGGCAAGTCCCTTTCGGCAGGTTTAAATTCCTTGACGGATGAATTGCAAGCAAAAATATCCGCCAATATCAATGTGAAACTCAGCGATATTCAAGCTTCATCTAACATCGAAGATAATCTCTTCCGCATGGCACAGGAAATTCTGAGTAATGCATTACGACACTCACAAGCAGATAATATTGAAGTTATTCTGAAAGAGCAGTATGAGAATATTATTCTTAGAATAGCAGATGATGGTGTCGGTTTTGATACACGAGACAGTAAATCAGCCAGCTATGGGCTGGTCAATATAAAAGAACGTGCACTTTTGCTGGGGGGAGATGTTAAAATTATTAGCGCCCCAAATCAAGGGACAAGTGTTGAGATACGTATTCCACAAGTAAACCAATAA
- a CDS encoding response regulator transcription factor, with product MDKIKLLIVDDHQMVRLGLSSFMNIQPDIEVVGEAADGESGYLKAKNLKPDVILMDLVMDRLDGIGATQKILAEMPEQKILILTSFLDDEKVFPALAAGAKGYILKTSQAAEIASAIRKVASGQDVLSGAVKEKINQQKHRKPELYDNLSKREMEVLKILAQGLSNQEIADQLFISLKTVKTHVSNIFNKLEVNDRTQATIYAIQHKLVDQ from the coding sequence ATGGATAAAATAAAATTATTAATTGTCGATGATCATCAAATGGTCCGCTTAGGGCTCTCTAGCTTTATGAATATTCAACCCGATATTGAAGTAGTAGGGGAGGCAGCTGATGGTGAATCAGGTTATCTTAAAGCGAAAAATTTAAAACCAGATGTCATTCTAATGGACTTGGTTATGGACCGTCTGGATGGCATTGGTGCGACGCAAAAAATCTTAGCGGAAATGCCAGAGCAGAAGATTTTGATTTTGACGAGCTTTTTAGATGATGAAAAAGTCTTTCCGGCATTGGCTGCTGGAGCAAAAGGCTATATTCTCAAAACTTCTCAGGCTGCCGAAATTGCCAGCGCTATCCGTAAAGTTGCCAGCGGGCAAGATGTTTTATCTGGGGCAGTGAAAGAAAAAATCAATCAACAAAAACATCGAAAACCTGAACTGTATGATAATCTTTCAAAAAGAGAAATGGAAGTGTTGAAAATATTAGCCCAAGGACTTTCTAATCAGGAGATTGCGGATCAACTTTTTATAAGTCTGAAAACAGTTAAAACACATGTCTCTAACATCTTCAATAAATTAGAAGTGAATGATCGGACGCAAGCTACAATTTATGCTATCCAACACAAACTGGTTGATCAATAA
- a CDS encoding Cof-type HAD-IIB family hydrolase yields the protein MKDLIERASKIKIIFFDIDDTLRDLKTGYIPENLPFIFETLRQKGIKTGIATGRNYYNVLPEIRNLNPDFFVTINGALVQNQAQEIIYKNPLDKETVDEIVSWLKSEGAEYLFVGNENLKASKWKGLTERVIPDDYGELEVNPDYYKTHDVFQLLTISEHDQELRLPQRLAQQVRMVRWHPNSSDIVPVLGSKANGCMKVLEYLGLSPENMMNFGDELNDKELFDLAGLSVAMKISHPVILEKADYVTDTVQNDGVLKALRALQLID from the coding sequence ATGAAAGATTTAATCGAAAGAGCTTCAAAAATCAAAATTATTTTTTTTGATATTGATGATACTTTACGTGACCTAAAAACAGGCTATATCCCCGAAAACTTGCCCTTTATCTTTGAAACTTTACGACAAAAAGGAATAAAAACAGGTATTGCGACAGGACGAAATTACTATAATGTTCTCCCTGAAATTCGCAATTTAAATCCTGATTTTTTTGTAACAATTAATGGTGCTTTGGTGCAAAACCAGGCGCAGGAGATTATTTACAAAAATCCTTTGGATAAAGAAACAGTTGATGAAATAGTGTCTTGGTTAAAGAGTGAAGGTGCTGAATATCTTTTTGTAGGAAACGAGAACTTAAAAGCTTCTAAATGGAAAGGATTAACTGAAAGAGTTATTCCCGATGATTATGGCGAACTTGAAGTTAATCCCGATTACTACAAAACACATGATGTATTTCAACTGCTTACAATATCTGAACATGATCAAGAACTTCGATTGCCTCAACGTTTGGCGCAACAAGTAAGAATGGTACGGTGGCACCCGAATTCTTCTGATATTGTTCCGGTTTTAGGGAGCAAAGCCAATGGTTGTATGAAAGTATTAGAATATCTTGGGCTTTCACCAGAAAACATGATGAATTTTGGCGATGAACTTAATGATAAGGAGCTTTTTGATTTGGCTGGGCTTTCAGTAGCTATGAAAATTTCACATCCTGTCATTTTGGAAAAAGCAGACTATGTCACAGATACAGTCCAAAATGATGGTGTTTTAAAAGCTTTACGCGCCCTACAACTCATCGATTAA
- a CDS encoding peptidylprolyl isomerase, protein MTYPQLNLEAYAGTIAIIHTNHGDMTVKLFDELAPKTVQNFVELSKKGYYDGIIFHRIIKDFMIQGGDPTGTGMGGESIYGEKFEDEFSQDVFNIRGALSMANAGPNTNGSQFFIVQNQNLPYPKSALIDGGWPEEVAEVYTQGGTPHLDGRHTVFGQLVDEKSFEVLDKIAAVRVGMQDRPVDDVVIENIEIIEK, encoded by the coding sequence ATGACTTACCCACAACTTAATCTTGAAGCATATGCTGGAACAATAGCAATCATCCATACGAATCATGGTGATATGACGGTGAAACTCTTTGACGAGCTCGCGCCAAAAACAGTTCAAAACTTTGTTGAACTCAGCAAAAAAGGCTACTACGATGGTATTATTTTCCACCGTATTATCAAAGACTTTATGATTCAAGGTGGCGACCCAACTGGTACAGGTATGGGTGGTGAATCCATCTATGGTGAAAAATTTGAAGATGAATTTTCACAAGATGTCTTCAACATTCGTGGTGCCTTGTCAATGGCAAATGCTGGACCAAATACAAATGGCAGCCAGTTCTTCATTGTTCAAAACCAAAACCTTCCTTATCCAAAATCAGCATTGATTGATGGGGGTTGGCCTGAAGAAGTTGCTGAAGTCTACACACAAGGCGGAACACCACATCTTGATGGCCGTCACACTGTATTTGGTCAACTTGTGGATGAAAAATCATTTGAAGTTTTAGATAAAATTGCCGCTGTACGTGTCGGAATGCAAGACCGTCCAGTGGATGACGTAGTCATCGAAAATATTGAAATTATCGAGAAATAA
- a CDS encoding CvfD/Ygs/GSP13 family RNA-binding post-transcriptional regulator, producing MMDKSVKIGDKVTAEIIGLQDYGAFVKFADRQNTEHKGLIHISEVQSGFVKNIREVIKVGQHVKAQIIDIDEYNGKVSLSIRSLEENPQNHYFYRKKRFTDSRNKIGFKSLAEKRELWIEEGEKYLKEKAN from the coding sequence ATGATGGATAAATCCGTAAAAATTGGTGATAAAGTCACTGCTGAGATAATCGGGCTCCAAGATTATGGTGCTTTTGTAAAGTTTGCGGACCGACAAAATACTGAACATAAGGGCTTAATTCATATTTCCGAAGTTCAGTCAGGTTTCGTCAAAAATATTCGAGAAGTTATCAAAGTAGGGCAACATGTAAAAGCCCAGATTATAGATATTGATGAGTACAATGGTAAAGTCAGCCTATCTATTCGTAGTCTTGAAGAAAATCCACAAAATCATTACTTTTATCGTAAAAAACGATTCACAGATTCTCGTAATAAGATTGGCTTTAAGAGTTTAGCCGAGAAAAGAGAACTTTGGATTGAAGAAGGCGAAAAATATCTGAAAGAAAAAGCAAACTAA
- a CDS encoding TVP38/TMEM64 family protein, whose product MNNNVLKYTKRVFNVITILGFIATIVGSVYLWHLGAFQDQEILKRLVTAHAFLGPIIFFCMQIIQVIIPIIPGGLTIAAGVLIFGPFWGFVYNYVGIVVGSVILFHLGRKYGQSLVQVFVKEKTYNKYMAWLEKGQKRFNLAFLLLILSPIAPDDALVLIASQTRMSWKFFNWVMILCKPLPILFYSYALIFGGNLLGNLF is encoded by the coding sequence ATGAACAACAATGTCTTAAAATATACCAAACGAGTTTTTAACGTGATTACAATTTTGGGTTTTATTGCTACTATTGTTGGTAGTGTTTACCTCTGGCATCTCGGTGCTTTTCAAGATCAAGAAATTTTGAAACGTCTGGTTACAGCGCATGCTTTTCTTGGCCCAATAATTTTCTTCTGTATGCAAATTATTCAAGTGATTATTCCGATTATTCCGGGAGGCTTAACAATTGCAGCAGGAGTCTTAATATTTGGACCTTTCTGGGGCTTTGTTTATAATTATGTCGGTATTGTTGTTGGTTCAGTGATACTTTTCCATCTTGGACGAAAGTATGGACAGTCCTTAGTTCAGGTCTTTGTCAAAGAGAAAACCTACAACAAGTATATGGCGTGGCTCGAAAAAGGGCAAAAGAGATTTAATCTCGCTTTTCTACTTTTAATTCTCTCACCCATCGCGCCTGATGATGCTTTGGTCCTCATTGCCAGTCAGACGCGCATGAGTTGGAAATTCTTTAACTGGGTGATGATTTTATGTAAGCCACTGCCGATTTTATTCTATTCCTATGCTTTAATCTTCGGTGGAAACTTACTTGGAAATTTGTTCTAA
- a CDS encoding FtsW/RodA/SpoVE family cell cycle protein, which translates to MNNKTNTINNKKKQSKNKLTFDSRIDYALILPAFLLTVIGLYAIWVAVSHDYPTQAVKMVGQQGTWIIVGVILALIVMHMDSRLLWNLTPVLYGFGLILMVLPIFFYSPSMYELTGAKNWVAFHNTNLFQPSELMKIAYILFLARIVVSFQNKLKKRYLKDDFILIGQIALATVPIAILAALQKDFGTFMVFLVIAAGIILVSGVSWKIILPVLLAAVLVAVGVVAMVMNPKGQELLGTVFSQYQVNRFLAWLHPFEYTQTFSLQQSRALIAIGVGGLFGHGFGVANVNVPVRESDMIFTVIGEDFGFVGATFVILLYFILIYRMIRVTFQSNNQFYIFISTGIIMMILFHVFENIGAAIGLVPLTGIPLPFISQGGSALISNIIGLGLVLSMKYNQLPEFVLVREAGRKKLEHKRARLSRSSYKRVKPKGRRRISK; encoded by the coding sequence TTGAATAATAAAACAAATACAATAAATAACAAGAAAAAGCAGTCTAAAAATAAGTTGACTTTTGACAGTCGTATTGACTATGCGCTCATTTTGCCCGCTTTTCTTTTAACTGTTATCGGTCTTTATGCCATTTGGGTAGCTGTAAGTCATGATTATCCGACCCAAGCAGTTAAGATGGTAGGACAGCAAGGGACCTGGATTATTGTCGGCGTTATTTTAGCCTTAATTGTCATGCATATGGATTCGAGGTTGCTTTGGAATCTCACGCCGGTTCTGTATGGGTTTGGGCTTATTCTGATGGTGCTACCCATATTCTTTTACAGCCCTTCGATGTATGAGCTGACAGGTGCAAAGAACTGGGTTGCCTTTCATAACACCAATCTTTTCCAGCCCTCGGAGCTGATGAAGATAGCCTATATATTGTTTTTAGCAAGGATTGTTGTTTCCTTTCAAAACAAACTGAAAAAACGTTATCTTAAAGATGATTTTATCTTAATTGGCCAAATTGCCTTGGCTACTGTGCCTATTGCCATCCTGGCAGCTTTGCAAAAAGACTTTGGTACCTTCATGGTTTTCCTTGTGATTGCAGCGGGAATCATTCTCGTTTCAGGAGTATCTTGGAAAATTATCTTGCCTGTCCTCCTCGCAGCTGTTCTTGTAGCAGTAGGTGTTGTGGCTATGGTTATGAATCCTAAGGGACAAGAACTATTAGGTACTGTTTTCAGCCAATATCAGGTTAATCGTTTCTTAGCTTGGCTTCATCCTTTTGAGTACACACAGACATTCTCTCTGCAACAATCGCGTGCTTTGATTGCTATCGGTGTAGGTGGTCTCTTTGGGCATGGATTTGGCGTGGCAAATGTCAACGTCCCTGTCCGTGAATCAGATATGATCTTTACCGTCATCGGAGAAGATTTTGGTTTTGTTGGTGCAACTTTTGTCATTTTACTTTATTTTATCTTGATTTATCGTATGATTCGTGTGACTTTTCAGTCCAATAATCAGTTCTATATCTTTATATCCACAGGTATTATTATGATGATTCTGTTCCATGTTTTTGAAAATATTGGTGCAGCGATTGGCTTAGTACCATTGACGGGTATTCCTTTACCGTTCATTTCGCAAGGGGGTTCGGCATTGATCAGTAACATTATTGGTCTAGGGCTCGTACTTTCTATGAAATATAATCAATTGCCTGAGTTCGTATTAGTTCGTGAAGCAGGTAGAAAGAAATTAGAACATAAAAGAGCACGTCTTTCTCGTTCATCCTATAAAAGAGTGAAACCAAAGGGGAGACGGAGAATAAGCAAATAA
- a CDS encoding flavodoxin family protein → MKYAVRYASRGGNTRAVADEIAKKIDVKAERISEPLEEEVDVLFLGAGVWFASVTKDMKEYLAALDSGKIKQIVAFSTSGHLESAIKKITAAAKDKGIKVNEESFDLHLNMQGMTFFAPAGGDLTKEQINEVDAFVDKVLAKL, encoded by the coding sequence ATGAAATATGCAGTAAGATATGCTTCGCGTGGGGGAAATACACGTGCAGTTGCTGATGAAATTGCGAAAAAAATTGATGTGAAAGCAGAACGAATCTCTGAACCTTTAGAAGAGGAAGTAGATGTTTTATTCCTTGGAGCAGGTGTTTGGTTTGCCTCTGTAACAAAAGACATGAAGGAATATTTGGCAGCTTTGGACAGTGGTAAAATCAAGCAAATTGTTGCTTTTTCTACGTCTGGTCATTTGGAATCTGCGATTAAAAAAATTACTGCAGCAGCAAAAGACAAAGGCATTAAAGTGAATGAAGAATCTTTTGATTTGCATTTAAACATGCAAGGCATGACATTTTTTGCTCCTGCTGGTGGTGATTTAACAAAAGAACAAATCAATGAAGTCGATGCCTTTGTTGATAAAGTTCTTGCCAAACTATAA
- a CDS encoding ABC transporter ATP-binding protein, with translation MLEVKNLRKTFGELVAVDDLSFTIEDGEILGFIGQNGSGKTTTFRLILDFLMQDSGSVLWNGKPLSSDEYNIIGYLPEERGLYPKDSIETQLRFFGQLRGKTRKEIDEKIDYWMEKFEVKGKRTDKVKTLSKGNQQKVQLIATLIHEPKLVILDEPFSGLDPVNAELLKTAVAELREQKVCVVFSDHNMMNVEKMVDKMIMVKEGKKILDGTVDAVRQSFGRTKVFIEAPVSEEELVQLEGVKEVQVERNGTYELTLENEAAGKAVFDYVTQSGYIQMFSQQPPSLEEIFKMKAGDAHE, from the coding sequence ATGCTCGAAGTGAAGAATCTCCGAAAAACATTCGGAGAACTTGTTGCTGTTGATGATCTGAGTTTTACTATTGAAGATGGTGAAATTTTAGGTTTTATCGGACAAAATGGATCGGGAAAAACAACAACATTTAGATTAATATTGGATTTTTTGATGCAAGATTCAGGAAGCGTGCTCTGGAATGGTAAGCCACTCTCAAGTGATGAGTATAATATTATTGGTTATTTACCGGAAGAAAGAGGCCTGTATCCGAAAGACAGTATAGAAACGCAGTTACGTTTCTTTGGTCAATTAAGAGGTAAAACGCGGAAAGAAATCGATGAGAAAATCGATTATTGGATGGAAAAGTTTGAAGTTAAAGGTAAGCGAACAGATAAGGTCAAAACTTTATCAAAAGGTAATCAGCAGAAGGTTCAGCTTATTGCTACGCTTATTCATGAGCCGAAACTCGTTATTTTGGATGAACCGTTCTCCGGCCTAGATCCTGTGAATGCAGAACTGCTTAAAACAGCTGTAGCTGAACTCCGTGAGCAAAAAGTCTGCGTTGTCTTTTCAGACCATAATATGATGAATGTCGAAAAAATGGTGGATAAGATGATCATGGTAAAAGAAGGTAAGAAAATACTGGATGGGACCGTTGATGCTGTACGCCAAAGTTTTGGCCGGACCAAGGTATTTATTGAGGCACCGGTGTCAGAGGAAGAATTAGTACAACTGGAAGGCGTAAAAGAAGTACAAGTGGAACGTAATGGTACTTATGAGTTAACTTTAGAAAATGAAGCAGCTGGAAAAGCTGTCTTTGACTATGTTACCCAATCAGGCTATATCCAGATGTTTTCACAACAACCACCAAGCTTGGAAGAAATATTCAAAATGAAGGCGGGTGATGCTCATGAATAG
- a CDS encoding ABC transporter permease → MNSKFWTIVKEVFRKNVKSVAFLVMVFLPLLIGLVIYVIARVADGGAGDTDRIAVVTKSKEIGSALTEVKGNIKYEVMDRTAANRKLKDEDVGAILALEMEQGKISSTLETTRSLDTATQMTVSQTLTALQQSVFATQLGLSPEEKTSLLSPAKLEPVHVEFDADGNRIQGTDYSGLRQVIATVLIVMIWIFVATYGSIVAQEIASEKGTRIMEVVLSSVKAETHFYGKLVGIILVCSVNVLAYAIQIGVGYLLFRDNDMVRSFLNGLNLQEVFTGQFWLVIPIVILGILLFTFLAALSGSLISRVEDVPKAQTPMTMIGLLGYMLSVIFASQPDNIVMTVTSYIPFISSFVLPMQIATGVASNLQVWISMGIMFVTMLFILLFSARLYKSNVLIYSSDGLLKVLKQSLHNIKNEDKLKNKA, encoded by the coding sequence ATGAATAGTAAGTTTTGGACGATTGTGAAAGAAGTCTTTCGTAAAAATGTTAAATCAGTTGCCTTTTTAGTTATGGTTTTTCTCCCACTGCTTATTGGATTAGTTATTTATGTTATTGCAAGAGTAGCAGATGGTGGGGCAGGCGATACTGATCGTATTGCGGTAGTGACAAAAAGCAAGGAGATTGGAAGTGCGCTGACTGAAGTTAAAGGCAATATTAAATATGAAGTAATGGACAGAACAGCGGCAAACCGTAAACTGAAAGACGAAGATGTTGGCGCAATATTAGCTTTAGAGATGGAACAAGGGAAAATAAGCTCAACCTTAGAAACCACACGTTCTCTTGACACGGCAACTCAAATGACAGTCTCACAGACGCTTACTGCACTACAGCAAAGTGTCTTTGCCACTCAATTAGGCTTATCACCAGAAGAAAAAACGAGCCTCCTTTCTCCAGCGAAGTTAGAGCCCGTGCATGTGGAGTTTGACGCGGATGGCAATCGCATTCAAGGTACAGATTATTCTGGTCTGAGACAGGTTATAGCAACAGTCTTGATTGTCATGATTTGGATTTTTGTTGCAACTTATGGCAGTATTGTGGCGCAAGAAATTGCTAGCGAAAAAGGAACGCGTATCATGGAAGTGGTTCTTTCAAGCGTTAAAGCCGAAACGCATTTTTATGGAAAACTAGTAGGGATCATCTTAGTCTGCTCAGTCAATGTTCTTGCTTATGCCATTCAGATTGGAGTAGGTTATCTCCTCTTCAGAGACAATGACATGGTGCGCAGTTTCCTTAACGGTTTAAATCTTCAAGAAGTCTTTACAGGACAATTTTGGCTCGTCATTCCGATTGTCATCTTAGGCATTCTTCTGTTTACATTCTTGGCAGCTCTTTCTGGTTCACTGATTTCTCGTGTGGAAGATGTGCCTAAAGCACAAACACCAATGACGATGATTGGTCTTCTGGGTTATATGCTTTCTGTAATTTTTGCTTCTCAACCTGATAATATCGTGATGACCGTGACAAGTTATATCCCCTTTATTTCGAGTTTTGTCTTGCCAATGCAAATTGCAACAGGTGTAGCAAGTAATTTACAGGTCTGGATTTCTATGGGTATTATGTTTGTAACGATGTTGTTTATTCTCTTGTTCTCTGCACGACTTTATAAATCAAATGTTTTAATCTACAGTAGCGATGGCTTGCTTAAAGTTTTGAAACAATCGCTTCATAATATCAAAAATGAAGACAAGTTAAAAAATAAAGCTTAA
- a CDS encoding Spx/MgsR family RNA polymerase-binding regulatory protein, protein MIKIYTVAGCSSSQKAKKWLVDNGVDFQEINLLTDDIKKEDFLEILALTENGTEEIISKRSRAYQSLSLNLEQFSLNTLVTIMKENRSILRRPLILDDKRLQIGYNDDDIRKFLPRPVREIRLNDISRKVRDIVLERDFHIHAS, encoded by the coding sequence ATGATAAAAATTTATACAGTTGCTGGTTGCAGCTCAAGCCAAAAAGCAAAAAAATGGCTCGTTGACAACGGTGTAGATTTTCAAGAAATAAATCTTCTCACAGATGATATTAAGAAAGAGGACTTTCTTGAAATACTCGCTTTAACTGAAAATGGTACGGAGGAAATTATTTCCAAAAGAAGCCGTGCTTATCAGAGCTTATCCTTAAACCTTGAGCAATTTTCTTTAAATACTCTGGTTACAATCATGAAAGAAAATCGTTCAATTTTACGTCGGCCCCTTATTCTGGATGACAAGCGCCTTCAGATTGGTTACAATGACGATGATATCCGAAAATTTCTCCCACGTCCTGTTCGGGAGATAAGATTGAACGATATTAGTCGTAAAGTACGTGATATTGTATTGGAACGCGACTTCCATATTCATGCAAGTTAA